One part of the Mya arenaria isolate MELC-2E11 chromosome 3, ASM2691426v1 genome encodes these proteins:
- the LOC128226819 gene encoding proline-rich protein 2-like has product MHTAMKVPICLVLLSCSVLAQPPRPPPTQGGPGGPGGPGGPGGPSGPGGSPPTAPSGGGGPGLPDANPWHELLHRMMELMQTAAGMEGQPGGQHGHGPAPSQQPSQVPPIYKGPQQEQGPQQGPGPQKGPGPKPGPGPQQGPGPKQGPQQDQMQGPLAGNMQGPGQRQMPGPQQPRRTQPTRPPTTRAPLTPPPTTKAPMQDCFWEGKFYRPGSDIVRGQHDRWCYVTYCDSQGNIQFWDDYNCPPNSMKPTSDHTAGRNVPGGTKPGCMEGGVYYEPTQEITSHQAGERCYGTYCSADSQIIQWEDWCAPQTPAANQGPPAPQNNNPPPPQAGPPKQQGPPRQKGGNMRGGGGGGGGGGGHGGGGGGGGGGQRNKPPVQQQQQFGGGGGGGGGGARGGAGGAVAPRRTGPKQGCYHNSLYYQVNEDVIVGNIGDMCYGYYCEGDNVFVHWEDRCTPTTQAPAVTQGGMGSGGGMGWF; this is encoded by the coding sequence GAAGGTGCCCATCTGCCTAGTGTTGCTGTCATGTTCGGTGCTGGCCCAACCCCCGCGGCCACCGCCAACACAAGGTGGCCCTGGCGGTCCTGGTGGCCCTGGCGGTCCTGGCGGTCCTAGTGGCCCCGGTGGCTCGCCTCCTACAGCGCCTTCCGGTGGAGGCGGACCTGGACTCCCTGATGCGAATCCTTGGCATGAACTTCTTCACAGGATGATGGAGCTAATGCAGACGGCGGCTGGTATGGAGGGCCAGCCTGGAGGTCAACATGGCCACGGTCCTGCCCCTTCTCAGCAGCCAAGTCAGGTTCCACCTATTTATAAAGGTCCTCAACAGGAACAAGGTCCACAACAGGGACCTGGCCCCCAAAAAGGACCAGGCCCTAAACCGGGACCTGGTCCACAGCAGGGACCCGGCCCAAAACAGGGACCACAACAAGATCAAATGCAGGGTCCTCTCGCTGGAAATATGCAAGGTCCAGGCCAAAGACAAATGCCGGGGCCACAGCAGCCTCGGAGAACTCAGCCAACTCGTCCACCAACTACAAGAGCGCCACTTACGCCTCCTCCGACTACGAAAGCACCAATGCAAGACTGCTTCTGGGAAGGCAAGTTTTACAGGCCTGGAAGCGATATTGTACGTGGGCAACATGATCGGTGGTGCTATGTTACTTACTGTGATTCTCAAGGAAACATTCAGTTCTGGGACGATTACAACTGccctccaaattcaatgaaaccaACAAGTGATCACACAGCCGGGCGGAACGTGCCTGGAGGAACAAAACCAGGTTGTATGGAAGGCGGAGTCTATTACGAACCAACGCAAGAGATCACTAGCCACCAGGCAGGCGAACGATGTTACGGAACCTACTGTAGCGCCGACTCACAAATCATCCAATGGGAAGACTGGTGTGCCCCACAGACACCAGCCGCCAACCAAGGACCACCGGCACCCCAAAACAACAATCCGCCTCCACCACAGGCCGGTCCACCAAAGCAGCAGGGTCCACCACGTCAAAAGGGTGGCAACATGCGCGGCGGCGGTGGTGGTGGAGGCGGTGGAGGTGGTCacggtggcggtggtggtggcggtggtggtggccAGAGAAACAAACCACCAgtgcagcagcaacagcagtttggtggtggtggtggtggtggtggtggtggtgctcgTGGTGGCGCCGGCGGTGCTGTTGCTCCACGAAGAACAGGACCAAAACAGGGATGTTACCATAATAGTCTTTACTATCAGGTTAACGAAGATGTTATTGTAGGAAATATCGGAGATATGTGTTACGGATATTATTGCGAAGGTGACAATGTTTTCGTTCATTGGGAAGACCGGTGTACTCCAACCACGCAAGCTCCTGCCGTAACGCAGGGCGGGATGGGTTCTGGAGGCGGCATGGGATGGTTCTAA